gagcagtagctctactcctactcctacttctgTTCATACTCCTCCTGTTCGTGGcacccgcaccccgtacactccgggtgagatgatggcgatgttcaaagcctacttggcagtctccgaagatccggacgtcggcacgaaccaaaccggggatacgtattggtggcgcatcacCCGCCTctacaatgaaacccggccggcgcgaaccatctatcgcaatgatagtatggttcGCAATTGCATCTACAGATGCAACGAGACAATCGGGAAGTTCCAGGGGATTTACCTCCGGGAAGAGCggtcggcggggagcggcacaaacaagctcgacatcatcactgCCGCCTTGGCGGCATACCAACTGGGAGGAGTTCaaaccgttcaagtacctcgattgttggcaggaggggcgccaacatccgaagtataggggcggcatagtagcatcctcctccagctcctccagcAAACGGTCCAGATCGGTTGCCCTATCCGACGgcgcctccgatgatgtggctacccagcttgccGAGCTAACTTGGGTAGCACGACGCCGGCCCGAGCAAAGGCCCGCccgcaaggaaggaagaaggcggCGGCCAACCGTCCCCGCTGTCGCGCCTCgactccatccgtccccgccgcccccgctccctttgtgcctcctccacccccgaacAACACGTTGTGGGCCATCTTGAGTCAACTCTATATGAGATACGTCTCGGATGACTCCGgatcaacttgcaacacataagcaaatgatccggggtctcaagaggcaattggggatagatgactagtcttccacgtgtgtaattttcaatatgtaggattttaattatgtattttttattttctaggattttaattatgtatttttattttttagtattttaattatgtaattttttttaatgtatttttataatgtagaaatgtttttaataattagagtatttaaattgaataatagaatggtgagacccttgagcttgtccttagctaagagcatggatgtgggtgttgtgctcttagctaaggacaaggagtaaaagtgggtccagGCCCACCTccatgctcttagctaagagcacggatggggatgctctaacataaatatcaaatactccctcaatccttgaaaatttgtcacttattttcattccCGTTCGTCCCCAAAATTTTGTCTCCTTTtaagtttactattttttataatgagcctcatattccattaactgatttccactcacattttattatggagtaaaactaatatactccATGAAAGTacgacccacattccactaactttttcaacccactttttatttacattttataaaactcgtgtcaactCAAATAGTGATAAATTATTAGAGACGGAGGGAGAAATCAAGAATGGATAGAGTGAATCTTTGCTTAAGAATTAAACACaacaataatgaaaatgaaatagggTCTTAAcatagatactccctccgttctacaATAGAAATCACATTTGGTGTGgtagattttaagaaatgtaatgaataGTGGATTAGAAAAGTTATTGGAATATGTGatccactttttatattggttttttaATAATgggagtgaagtgagttagtggaatatgagacttACTTACTACCTCCGTtgcatagtaatagagtcattttgccattttggtacgttctatagtaatagagttatttctctatttagtaaaagtcaacatattttttcacacctactttactctctcttacttttttctctcttcatctctccaccttttttattttccactttattctccctttacttaactcacctaacacaatttttcttaatctccgtgccaaaaagaaacattttcattactatggaacgaagggagtattatttatgataaaagtgaaatacgACTTTTAATATAGGATAacctaaatgaaaatatgtgaCTACGACGAATGAAAACAATCAAGAATATTCCACCATCAACTAGTACTATCTTACGGTCCTACCGTCCTAACCCTAGGATCATATCTATGACTATGAATGTGATACGATGGcctaaatgaaaatatgtgaCTACGACGAATGAAAACAATCAAGAATATTCCACCATCAACTAGTACTATCTTACGGTCCTACCGTCCTAACCCTAGGATCATATCTATGACTATGAATGTGATACGATGGAAGTCATAACGCTTTCAAAAACTACGTAAAATTGGATATGATGAATCTTTGCTTCGGCGTGAACTGCTACGGTGCCACTTGCATTGCTGGCATGTTATGGTATTTCCCCAAGTCAAAATGTATAAAGTATAAATAGGATTAAATAGGATTGAGTGTTGTCaaataaaaatctcaaaatcatTTAATTCTTATCGAGtttcaatttaaaaacttCGTACAAGTTATCCTCTCATGCAAAAAAAGATCAGACCTATTGTCAATATTAGTGAGTTACTATATAGTTTAGCTTGACACGACATGATAACGATCATAACATGATATTTACATGATTAAAACTTGAAATTATacgataaaataagaaattacacaattaaaaccaattacaacatgattaaaatttgtcatagtttaaatttaaataataaaagtaatatttaacatttttttaattattaaaaataattaaaataataattttatttatcaacgAATAACCAGACCTAACCCAACACGAAACCGTCGATTTCTTATTGGGTCGGTCCCATAAAGAATACATCCTGGTTCGTACGTAGTATCCGAATCATGTTTGAGTTCATATTCGGATTTTAGATTTTCTTAAAGGCCGTGTTTGCATCTGCTTTAACGGGTTGGATCGTTAACAGATCGAGCCAATAACAACTCATCCCGCACTCTAGAAGTGAATCCTCCTTTATTCCAACGTGTCTACAGCTCAACAAATGAAAGGCCAAATAACGGTGGAAATTacaaaactacaaaaaaaactGTCTATTTAAAGGAAACACAATCATGTAAATTGATACCAATCAAATCACACTAACAAGAAAATGGAGGATCTCCGGCGATTGAGATCGGAAATACAGCGGCCCGCCGCCAACATCGGCGTCTCCGACGACAGGTTCACCGACGTCTTCGGGGGCGCTCCCCGCAGCATATTCTCCCACCACCTCTCCGCCGCCAGTTGCTTCTACGACGACATATTTTGGCCGACTGAGAAACCGGCATCGGCGGCGGCGCAGCTGGTGAGGCGGAGGGGCCGGAATTTGCCCCTTTTCGATATTCCATCTTTGCAGCAGGTTAGTATTGATCGTAGCAGCCGCCAAAGGAGTGGCTTTTTCAGCGACATTTTCGGATGGGACGCCACGAAGATGATGAGCTGGAGGTCGAGGTCGAAGACGAATTCGTCGTCGGTGCTGAGCTCCGAGGAGCTCAGCCCTGTCCGCTTTCCCGTATCCGACGACGTTTCCTTATTAGCTTCCAAGCTCAGGTGTGTGTTGCCCGCGATTTAAagtctcattttaaaattttgagattttcgTGATTTAAAgtctaatttgtttttttttcattttaggtatATGGACCCTTCATTCAACTAACCAGTTACACTCGCATTCGGTTATAAAATGAATTGGGAcctatattctactaactaatttttttcatttttcattacaaaatcaaacaatttcttaaaatttgtgccgaGTAAAAATATGACTATAAATGGTGGACGGAAGtagtaaaaattatactacggagtactactttttctATTACATGAAattagtctttttttttgacaaaatattaatCCATTCGTCACAAGGTATTTGAGTAATATTCTGTTCCGGGCTATCccaattatttctttttatgtaaaaaaaaacaaatgaactCCGGTTAGCATGTTGGATAATCaatctaaaattttgattttttggtcTCGAAATTgctttactttttcaattagAGACAATTATTAGAAAACACGTCGAATTAATATAAACAAGATGTGTacatatattcttttattcaaCCCTACTTTGACTATATGATATACTTAGATTTAGATAAATGTATGATACTAACTTTATGCACATATTTAGGCCAATAAACATCAAGACTAAGTGGGATTCACATCACAAAAAACAGCCACTGTTTTCCAACATGGATTGTGAAAATGAGTTTCTAGAGAAATTATGGGGATCCAAAGAAATCGAAGAAAATCTTGATATTGAGCAAATGAAATTCAGAGTGACTGAAAACGACGACGTACAGTTCAACTCACCATCATCTGCGATATCAAACGCAGAGAGCTGCGAAATAATCGAtgaagaaatggaaatggaaatggaaataaaaatagatgaaGATGAGTTGATGAGCTCGTACGTGATAGAGCTTGATTCATGTAGCCGAGACACTGCATACGAATCCACCGATGTCGATGAAGCCATCGCATGGGCCAAGGATAGGATTCACAAATATTCTTCTCAAGAGAAACCAATTAAACAAGGTTGGTTAGTTAGTTCGTTAGTTAGGTAAATAGTTAATTAACTgattttcatgttattttttatattggttggATTTTTCGGCTCTATTTAATCTTGGTTTATTTCATCAAATCAAGTTGAGGATAGCTCTCTATTAGAAGATGACATGAGCATACTCGATGAGAAGATAAGGCTTTGGTTGACCGGCAAGGAATCCGACATCCGGTTGCTATTATCTTCCCTACATCATGTGAGACGACAACAAATATGatctttaatttcaattttttaaattactatCAAAACCTAATATTACCGTGTTGGCATCTTCAGATTCTATGGCCCAATAGTGGATGGATCGCAATACCTCTAATGAATTTAATGGAGAGCTCGCAGGTTAAGAAAGCGTATCAAAAATCCGTTTTGTGCTTGCATCCGGACAAGCTACAACAACGGGGAGCCTCACTCTTACACAAGTACATTGCGGAAAAGGCCTTTGTCGCTCTTCAGGCGAGTTGTTATAAAcattctctctcctacttttttatctatgtcaTACTCCATTAATCTACTTTAAAGTTATATTGTCCACTACCAAGGCTATTGGCAGTTGCGTGATGTAGAGTTTAATCATGCATTGATAGATTATTTTATCATGACTATCTTGAGAATAATCTTCGATGTCGTTATCTTAGGATGCTTGGACAACGTTTACCTCTCTAGATGTTTCGTGCCGTTGAGTATCTTTTGGTGGCTTGAGTCGGATGTGGAGGTATGAAGAGTGACATCTAGTGATCAATCATGAACGTCTTTaatttagtggaatgtagagTTCAGAACCATTAAGCAATCGCCATCGCCTCCAATGTGATGGTGATACTTTGAGGATTTTGATATGTAAGATTGAATTATTGTAAGAAAATGTTGGTTGTAGTAGATgttgtaataaattaatggcTGGTTTATgtatgatgatttttttttttgtagtgaatgTCAGTTTGGATAATCTCATATCAAATATGGTGGTACATATCTTTATGAAATTTTCCTGCACTAATAtaaaactcaaattaaataaagtaaatttatgatattgtgcattgcaaatcaaaattttgtttaaaagtTCTACTTTTACTAGAAAATGAACTTGAGCGATATAGTTGCCAATAATTATGTATTGTTAACTATTACAAAACTATAAAAACAAATGGCAGCTAAAAGATTAATTTGTCAACGGTGTGTTagatattcaatttaaatgatTGTATGAAAacaatagtaaaaatgattgaaaaaacAACTTTATTTCGCGTGCCGAAAGTATATTACGACATAATATTAAGTTTTTGACTAAGGCCGACAAAATTATCAAGGCCACAACTGAAGAACAACcagataatttaaaatacttaaattgaaatattaatatggCTTTTAATGTCGGTCAAAAAGTTCCGAAATAAAGTAACATAACTTTATTGAATATATGtgactttttaaaagtttggTATGCTACATTCGGCGCAACAATGAATTGGCCATCCTAATTCagaataaaatttcttttttattaatattcctTTTCCGCTAAATTTATGTGAGTTCATAAATTTCTGAACAATTTAGATTAAtattgagaaaatataaaattgatcaGATTATGTCACAATTTCGTATTCACTTAACAAGCTAGTCCACTCTCTTATTCTAATATTTGTTGGTCGAGGTGTGTATTCTCAACAGAGCGaatgcaaaaaattattttgatatgagCTTATCTACTAATTTTGAGTTTAGCAATCTGAGagaatatttatagtattgtAAATTCTTTAAAGATGATAGAGAATTTCACACATCAATCAACACTAAATAACGTAAGTTTAAtaaagttatactccctccgtttaataaatatagatagtcttaaaatattaatatgagttagtagaaaaaaataaaaataaaaagtgattgaagtattgttagaATGAATCCATCTTATTAGAATGAAAGAAagttattgaaaatttaattggaTACTTTTCTGGaacaatcaaaatgaaaagagtttctatttttatgggatgaatGTAGTACTCAATCtatcctattaaaaatgaaatgttttccttCTTCGATTGTCCAACTAAAGatgaaacgttttctaaaatggaagcAACATCATCTCTagtttttcatctctcttactttattctatgtttattaacttataaaacaacactacataaaatacTCGTGCTAAAAGTAAATGTTTGATTTCTAATGGGATCGTGGGAGTATATCTTAatagggcttaagccccttcACTACATGGGCATGATTGTCAATGACTCAACGGAGCTTTGAGTCTTGGTTAGGGTTGACGGATCATTTACCATCAGGTACTTGAAGCGGTAGAACAAGATGTTGTCGATGTGTGCTTTTGAAATAATGGTCAAATTTCTCAGATCCAGAGAATCcgctagatcacaaggtctaggaactcagagaacctTTGAAACCGTTGGTCGTTGGGCAAACAATCTTTTCTGCcgttcaaaaccctcaacccacaatactaaaaactagtataaggaagtagggatcgaagCCCACAGAGATGGAAGCGTAAGAAAGCATTCAAGAGACTTTGGACAAGggttttggctgctgccacgcaactTTGGGTTGAGAACTTAACTACTAGACTCGGGAAATGTAAATGATCTATTCTAACAAGACCTAGGAAAACATAACGAAGGCATGTATGACGAAAACAGAGATGCAAACAGAACAACACTCCAGCGGCGAAATTTACCAGACCTAGTGAATTACTTTCTCTAAAATGCCTAGACAGGTGAAGAACAAACCATGGGgaccatttcctaaaatagcaaaagtacgaatgaaaagctgcaaataactaactaagGATTTAACTAACAACTAGCTTCATCTTCACCAACGATTCTCGATCACAAAATGCAGAAAACAGAGTAAACAACATATCTAAACAGAGCATGTCGAATTAAACtattgatgcactttttatttacactataaatacctgcaagtatacagagtaggtatagtatagcaaaaggttagtaccgggtatcgaacacggggaagatgtacacaaagtgtctatcttctactagaactcaattactatctggagaaacaagaattttttgtaactttttgaaaacagtaaacaactaaaaacaagcaaatcacggagagaaaagtatagagataaggggaattccagggatgtgcgttcacttttatggttatacaaattccaaactacaataccctagcacagttaatactttgaaaggacgagtcacctagcttatgctcatgcgatacaaacgttgattactaacattagggttgtcaatcctaacacgtaactccaaaaagctcctaagacccttgaaaagtcctcactctcaattaacagtgccgttttaaaggaagctaactgtagtgtctactaagtggatctaactcgctagaactctgtcacagttatgaagcaagttgtattgaatcatacataattgtgtcactcaattatgaagcatcatgattaacttagggaagaaacaaagtaaaaacaaaacggatattaaatagaaaacggaattgtataaccaaagttgctactaacacatccctagaatcctatgagtttagttacacatgactgaataaactaaaaacatagattgaagggaaagcaatctgaacataaaactaaagcaaataaaacccataggttgaatccttgtcgttcttgatgttcttgaaatccttcttcaactccttgcacaattgaagtactctagcttttgatctctatgaatgtgttcttgttgtgtggaaaaaaaaactctcttttgatgaagcttgaggtcctatttataggggaagattattcctcatcatagaaggaaaagatcttcaaaatttggtaaatcttggagcaaatctagggctggtcggattcgccgcctttctcggcgggccgccgcacctatggccggcggtcgccgcgttggagtccggAGATTCTGACCCTTCgggtggcggaccgccacatgtcctccggcggtcgccgggcgagactcttctcctagcgtaaatttccgaggcgggccgccacatagCTCGACCGCCGGGCGCCGCAGTCATCGCCGTACAACCGCGGCGGTCGGCGGTCGCCGTCGACTCCAGTTTCCggactatgcgtttttactcccttttcggctcaaatatgcacatttctcacaaaacacgtcaaaataccaaaatgtatagaatatgcaaataatggacacgtagagtgattttgataacaaaaacggaccaaataatggccttaaaacagtgcaaaatccgggcgTATCAACTATCAGATTACGATTTAACTaaggaaataaaacagatctactactactagacgaggcaaataagaaaacaagaaCTAAACTTCAAAACCATGCAGGAATTTAACAGATCTAAGCATCGGACGCTTTATCCACTctggatccaagccatccacaacaaaccaCAACAATTCCCATCTCCGATTTCACCGATCCAACCAAAATCaaccgatcaactacaattTAACACCATTCAACTCAAATAACTCAGATCAAGTGCAAAAACATAGCATAAACTTACATAGCTAAATTAGTACGAATTCAACAACGATCCAACAAAATAAGGCAAAGCTTCGAACAGCGAAGACTCGGGGAATTCAAGACAGAAATGAAAAACAGAAAGCGataaattgtttcttcgcctctcACAGAGACGGTGGTACACAACGATGGTGCTAATACGAACCCGAACCCCCTGAGTTTGGTACCCCTAATGTGTGTGTAGAGTGTGAGaagtgagctaagagcaaaaatggatgatgaatgCCCTCAGGCGTGttgcgtgctcttatttataagcaTGGAGTTGAGCTTCTAGAATTTTCTTTGAATTCTCCTTTCTGCCTTCTTCTAGAATTCTCCTCCATCTAGcgatttttccttttttctacTCACTTTTCCTGTCAGATTCCTTTACCAGGTAATTCCTTCATTCTTCCTGGATCTGGCATTTTCCTCTACACACATGGCTTAAAAAcctgtgttagacccagga
The genomic region above belongs to Salvia hispanica cultivar TCC Black 2014 chromosome 3, UniMelb_Shisp_WGS_1.0, whole genome shotgun sequence and contains:
- the LOC125212929 gene encoding J domain-containing protein required for chloroplast accumulation response 1-like, yielding MEDLRRLRSEIQRPAANIGVSDDRFTDVFGGAPRSIFSHHLSAASCFYDDIFWPTEKPASAAAQLVRRRGRNLPLFDIPSLQQVSIDRSSRQRSGFFSDIFGWDATKMMSWRSRSKTNSSSVLSSEELSPVRFPVSDDVSLLASKLRPINIKTKWDSHHKKQPLFSNMDCENEFLEKLWGSKEIEENLDIEQMKFRVTENDDVQFNSPSSAISNAESCEIIDEEMEMEMEIKIDEDELMSSYVIELDSCSRDTAYESTDVDEAIAWAKDRIHKYSSQEKPIKQVEDSSLLEDDMSILDEKIRLWLTGKESDIRLLLSSLHHILWPNSGWIAIPLMNLMESSQVKKAYQKSVLCLHPDKLQQRGASLLHKYIAEKAFVALQDAWTTFTSLDVSCR